The segment GAGAAGTTCCCCATATGTTGAAACCCTGATCTTCCTGTACAGTTTCCTGTGGAGCAGTTTGTACTGAAGGTTCTGCTGATTCAAAAACGGTAGTATTAGTGTCGGCAGTTACCTCGAAACTTCCTGAACCAGAGGCAATGGTCGTAGTATCTTCAGCAGGAACAGCATTCCTGTCGATGTCGTAAGCCACAAGATGGAGGTCTGCAGCGTTTCCTTCAAGGTCAGCGATTACAGCTTTCCCTATCTGGAGAGCAAGTTCGTCACGGTCCCATGTGATAAGGCCCACATGTGTTGCATAGTCATGGAGTTCCGTCTCCATTTTCTCCATGGTTACATATAGTCCTGTATCGCCGTGTACCTGGTCTGCAAAATTTCTTATCTGTGCAGGATCAGGCTTGTTTGCAAGTAAGATCAATGTCTTGTGGTCGTTTTTCTCTACGATCAGGTCCACAGTGTCAGATTCAGTAACATTGTGGCCGGAAGTTGTAAATATGTTTGTCAGGAGTTCGGCAAGTTTTTCTTTCATTCTCATCAACCATTTTGTTATTGCAGTATCTGGAATTTCTCCACTACAAGACGATCAGAGAACTCTGGTCGTAGTTTCCAGTTCAATTCCTTTGTTAGTGATATTATATGAAATGGTCTTGTCAGGAGGGATCATTCCCCTCATCTTGCGTACCAGTATCGTTCTCTCTAGCTCGCTACCACGTTCTTTCATGCGGAATTCAATGACGCCATCGCAAATGCTTTTGAGCCCGTTCTCAACTTTTGGATCGTGTGTTCCACCGGTCATAAGAATAAGTTGAACGGCATTTGTCAGCTTCCCGATAGAAGATATGTATTCAATGGCCTCAGTGACCGTTTTCATGTCATAGGACCTGAGGAAATATGATATTGAATCGATGACTCCCCTGTATTGTCCCTTTCTCTCTTTGGCGGTGGATGCCTTCAGCTGGTTCATGGTATCAGCGTTCTGCTTCAGGAAATCCTTGGCCGAGAGGTTGCATGCAATTCCTTTTGGCAGTATATTACAGAACCTTAAGGTGTAAGCATCAATGAAATCCATTTTCCCGTTGTCTACATATTCGTCAATATCCCATCCGAAGTTCTTCATATCCTCTATTATTTCCGGAATTGGGTGTTCTGCAGAAAAATAGTAGACTTCCTCGTTGTTCAACAGTCCCCCATAAACGAACTGCTGTGCAAATAACTCTGAGCTTGCGCCGGGTTCTGCAAGTATCAATATGGTAGTTCCCGGAGGGACTCCTCCCCCAAGTTGAACATCAAGTCCTACCAAACCCGTCGGAACCCTGTAACCCCCTGATCCATCGAAACTGTAATCCATGCTTTCACCTTGTCATGTATGTAAAAAAATGTTCTAATGAAGTTTCTACACACCACATTTATTATCACTACATATTGATTCCTCTTAGTTTTTATAGTTATAGTATGTCTATTAATTGATCAGTATGCTAGATCTTGATAATCTCAAATATGATGACAATGGTCTTATCATAGCGATTGCGCAGGATGATAAGACCAATGAGGTCCTGATGGTTGCCTACATGAACAGGGAGTCCCTCAAACTTACCATTGAGACCGGTATCGCTCACTACTGGAGTCGCAGCAGGCAGAAATTGTGGAAGAAAGGAGAAAGCTCCGGTCACATGCAGACAGTACACGAGATGCTGGTGGATTGCGATATGGATGCGATCGTAATGAAGATCGAACAGAAAGGCGGAGCATGCCATACAGGGCACAGGTCATGTTTCTACCGCAATATCGAAGGAGATGTTGTTGGGGAAAAGGTCTTTGATCCCGATGAGGTCTACTGACATTCCATGAGCAGAATTTCGAGGAACTATTCTTGTTCCTTTTGATCCTCTTTTTCTGAATACGTTTCTCTCCTGTCCTGCTATCCTTTCTTGTTCTCCTGTCAGTTGTGTTAAATAGTTTTGAACGGTAGTTCTCTTTATGGAAGAAAAAGAGATAACAAGGTTAGTTCCGGATACAAGTGTCATTATTGATGGCCTTGTGTCTGAAATGATCGCTGAAGGGGGATATGAAGGGGTTTCAATAATCATTCCTGAGGCCATGGTGGCAGAACTTGAATCACAGGCAAACCGCGGGCTTGAGATCGGCAACAAAGGGCTTGATGAACTAAAGCAGCTTCAGGAAATGGCAAAAGAGGGACTTATAGATATATCTTTCATCGGTGAGCGTCCGACAATAGAAGAGAGAAAATATGCCCGGGAAGGCGCGGTGGATGCCATAATCCGCTCCTGTGCAGAAGAAGCAGGTGCCACTTTTGTAACAGGGGACAGGGTGCAGTATGATGTTGCTGTGGCAAAGGGAATGGACGTGGAGTACCTTCCACCTAGAAAGGCCGAGTTCATCACTCTTCATATCGAGGATTTCTTTACTGACGACACAATGTCCGTACACCTGAAGAACAAAGTCGTTCCAATGGGCAAACGTGGTTCAATCAGGAATGTGGAATTCGTGGAAATAAGGGATACACCTTCCACTTCAGGCGAATTGAAAGAGATAACACGTGAGCTTCTTGAACGTGCACGTGCCGACCCTGAATCCTTTATCGAGATGTCACTTAACGGTGCTACCGTACTGCAGATACGCGATATGCGAATCGCTATCTCAAACCCTCCATTTTCAGATGATGTAGAGATCACGGCAGTACGCCCTGTAGCCTCGGTGAAGCTGGACGAGTACCGTCTGGGCGATAAGCTCAAGGAGAGGATACTTGGACAGCGCGGAATACTCGTGTCAGGTCCTCCGGGAGCGGGTAAATCCACATTCGGAGCAGGAGTTGCTACTTTCCTGCATGAACACGATTACGTTGTAAAGACAATGGAGTCCCCAAGGGACCTGCAGGTTCCCAGGGAGATCACACAGTATGCACCCCTTGAGGGAAGCATGGAAAAGACTGCAGACGTTCTGTTGCTTGTAAGGCCTGACTATACTATCTACGATGAGGTCCGCAAGACCCGTGACTTCGAAATATTTGCTGACATGAGGCTTGCAGGTGTCGGTATGATCGGTGTGGTGCATGCCAACCGTGCCATTGATGCTGTCCAGAGGCTCATCGGCAGGGTGGAGTTAGGTGTTATTCCACAGGTAGTAGATACTGTCATCTTCATTGACAAAGGAGAGGTTGCCCAGGTGCAGACCCTTGAGTTCACCGTAAAGGTGCCCTCAGGAATGATGGAGGACGATCTTGCAAGACCTGTTATCGTTGTTTCTGACTTTGAGACCTCAACACCGGAGTTTGAGATCTATACCTTCGGTGAGCAGGTTGTCGTCATGCCAATATCCACTTCAGGGGGAGGCAGAAAACCGGTCTGGTCCCTTGCGGAGAATGAGATAAGGGATGTTGTCCAGCGTTACACCAGTGGCCCTGTTGAGGTCGAAATGGTTTCCGATACAAGTGCTGTTGTGAAGGTCTTCGAAAAGGAGATCTCTAAGGTGATCGGCAAGAGCGGTGCGGTCATCGATGAGATCGAGAGGATCGTAGGTGTCCATATAGATGTGCGTGAGCTCAAGGAGCAGGGTCGTACGACTAAGGGCAAGAGCAAAGGGGGAGATCGTAACAGGTTCTCCGGAAGCAGCTACCGTCCTACCATTGAGCACACAAAGAAGCACGTGATACTGAACGTTCCTGAGATCGCTTCACAGGATGTTGAGATATATGCAGGGGATGATTACCTGTTCACTGCAACAGTTGGTCGTCATGGTGATGTTAAGGTCAGGAGCAATTCTGCCATTGCCCACAGCATTATGGATGCAGTGGATGACGGGGAGCCTATCCTTGTAAAAGTCCTGTAACATCTTATCAGGCTTGCAGGGGCTTGATTTCCCCTGCAAATGCCGTTTTTCTTCAATTAAGTTTCCTGGGATTTCCCTTTTCTTATGGTTGTGTCCCAAAACAATTATTATAGTATACATCCTTTACAACTTTATTATACGGGGTTGATTTTTATGAAGGTATCAATTATTGGATCAGGTTATGTTGGTTCTGTTTCCGCGGCTTGTTTTGCAGAGCTTGGGCATGAAGTGATATGTATCGATATTGACGAAAGAAAAGTGCAGATGATCAATGACGGTATCCCTCCTATCTGGGAGGAGGGCCTTGGGGATCTGATGAGAAAGCATGCTGAAAAGAATCTCATTGCAACATCTGACTATGATTATGCTGTGCAGAACTCGGATGTTTCCTTCATTTGTGTGGGAACCCCATCCAACGAGCATGGCAATATCGATCTGTCCATTGTAGGCCATGCTTGCAAGAGCCTTGGTATGGCAATGGCAAAGAAGGACGGATTCCACATTGTGGTAGTGAAAAGCACAGTGGTCCCGGAAACCACCGAGGAGATAGTTCTTCCTTTACTTGAGGAGCATTCAGGCAAGGTCGCTGGAAAGGACTTCGGCGTTGCAATGAACCCTGAGTTCCTGAGAGAAGGCAAGGCCGTCTATGATTTCATGAACCCTGACAAGATCGTTGTGGGAAGCATCGATGAGAGAACAGGTGCCCTTGTTGCAGAACTTTATCGGGACCTGGACTGTGAGGTCACGAGGACAACACCGCGTACTGCTGAGATGATTAAGTATGTGAACAATTCCTTCCTTGCAACAAAGATATCGTTCTCCAATGAGATCGGCAATATCTGCAAGCGCCTGGGCATCGATACCTATGAGGTAATGAAAGCAGTGGGCGCAGATTTCCGTATCTCCGAATATTTCCTGAACTCAGGCGCTGGTTTTGGTGGTTCCTGTTTCCCCAAGGACGTCCGTGCTCTTATTGGCAAGTCGAAGGAGATCGATTATTATCCTTCTCTCCTCGAATCCGTGATCGAAGTGAATGAGCTCCAGCCATTGCAGATGCTCGAGCTTCTCGAAAAGCACGCAGGGAACGTCAAAGGCAAAAGAGTGGCTGTCCTCGGACTGGCCTTCAAGAACCAGACGGATGACATCCGCGAGTCACGTTCCATCCCTGTCATAAGAAGACTTCTTGAGCTTGGTGCCGATGTGGCGGTATACGACCCAATGGCAGCGGACAACATGAAGGAACTGATCGAGAACATAAAGTACTGTGATAGTGCTGCAGAGGCATTGAAGGGTGCGGTTGCATGTCTGGTCATGACCGAATGGGATGAGTTCAGGAAGCTTGGCCCTGAATTTGAAGCTATGAAGAACAAGGTCGTTATCGATGGCAGGAAGATGATCGACCCTGAGAATCTTGAAGAGGATATTGTTTACGAAGGTCTTTGCTGGTGAGTTATATGAGTGGGGGTACTACAAAAGAGGACGTCCTGGGGAGGGTCGAGTCCTTTGATCAGAGTGTCAGGAGCCTTGAGAAAAGGCTTCGTGCAGTGGAAAGACGATTGTCCGTGGAAGTGCCTGCTGAGGATGTAGCAGGTACTGTATTTGAGCCACAGCAACCGCAGGTTTCCGGGGATGTCAGATCTGCAATTGAGAGCATCGATAAGCTGAAAGCAGAAGTTGGAGAGCTAAGATCACTGATAGAGGGTCCGATCCGTGAGGACATCGATAAGCTGTCCGACAGGCTGGAAACAGCACTTACGGAACAGGACGAGAAACTTAAGCGCATCGAGGACCGCAACCGGATAACCATCGGTTCCATCAAGATGCCTGTGGAACTTTCAGGAATCATAGGGGCCGTGCTCCTGTTCATCACAGGAGGCCTGATCTTTGCAGGCAGGTGGGATATCCTCAGGTCCCCTTACTTTTCCCTGGGGTTGGGACTGGTGCTCGCTCTGGCGGTCCTGTTCAAGTTCTATCTGGCAAACAGGAAAACTGCCTGAGGTTCCTTTGATCTGGCTATCGGCTACTCTTCATTGACGGATAACCTTCACAAAGTGATCGTCATCGTGGTTAAGGTAACCGTCAGCCATTGCTTTGATGGTCACGTATCCCTCATGCTTTCCCACAGGCAGCGAGATGTTGTTAAGCTGCATTCGGACCTGTCCTGAACTATCCGTAAATCCTCCTGAAGCAACGGTGCCTGAAGGGTCTCTCAGCACGATATTGCACCCGGCCACAGGCTCCCCGTCGAAGTTGGAAATGGTGATCCCGATCGGCCCGGTACTGGAATTATTCCCTGACAATGTTATGCTCGTCACGTCAGGTGTGGCATACATGGGCCTGGGCGCAGTGGGTGCATTGACGATTGCAGACACGATCACTGCGAAGCCGATCATCCCTATTATGGTCAGGACCACCATGCGTATGGGCAGTCCTATGGCTGCCGTTTCATCCTGAAAAATGCTCTTTTGTGGCATATTAAAAAAAGGAAAGTGAGATCACTTTGTCTTGATGACCATCACTGCGTCTTTCTTCTCGTAATCGTAGAAACCATCGGCTGCGATCGTAAGGTCCATGGTACCTTCGTTCTGGTTAGCACCCATTTCAACCTGTGCAGCGGTAGTTATCAGCGTGGTCTCACCGTTGATGTCTGTGGTATTGCTTGCCACACCGCCAAGGCCTCGCAGAACAGCGTTCGCATTACGGACAGGATTCCCATCAGGGTCGGTAGCTGTGATCCTGATCACGACTGTCAGCGGGTTCTGTGCAGTTACTGCATCAACAACGATGGTATTTCCTGCACTCAGTGTTGTTCCCTGAAGCCCTGCTTCATCGATGTTCACTGCCATGTTCTTTGTGGGTGGTGGGATTATGGCAATGAGCGCTGCCAGTGCGACCATTCCGACGACCAGCATGACCACGATGTTGATGGGTAGCTCTATCGCCCTTTCATCATTAAAGATTCTTCTCGCGTTTTTCATTCATATCACCTATTGTACCTTTGCCTTTTCAGGCGGGGATTCAAAGGTAAAAATCAGATATAAATATCGCGATTTTTTATAATTATCTTAATAATTATATGGGGTAGTTTGTTATCGCGTTAGATTGAGAGGATGAGGTGGTGTGATAGTAACGCAGAGGCATTTAAAGTACAGTGACATGTTTCGTCAGAATCAAATGAGTGTTGTTGAAGAATCTTTATTCTGAATTCGTTAGTATGGAGACAAAGGTCGCAACTGTTAGAAAAGTTATCAATGTTTTGGTAAAAGCATTAAAAATCATTTTGAAGAATCTACTTCATGAGATTGTAAACACGAGTTAACAAATTCTAAGTATTACCCACCGATAAAAAAAGGTAAGAGGGAATCTAATCAGTTTTTTATCATGAATTTATTGGCTGTGAGAATATCCATATTCTCTGTACAAAAATCGGAATCGTTTGTGACAAAAATGAAAGCATTATTTTCGCAAATATTTCCAAATACAAGGTCATTAAAGTCGTGATGTCCAGATTCATATTTAGAAATTATGTTTTCCATATCTATAGATTCTAGATTAGAATCAATTCGTTTAGACCACCTTAATATTTTATCAACGGTTATTGAAATTTCTTTTGCAACTGACTTGAACTGAGGTGTTTCTCTGAATAGTTTATACTCATTTTGCTCGTATCCAAGAGATTTTCTTTGTTGCTTAAACTCAAGACGTGCCCAAGAATTAATAATCTCAGAAATTATTAAACAATTTGTATAAATAGGAATATTATTCTTAATTAGCTTATAGTATAGATCAGAACATGGTGCTTGAGCCCAAAATTTGGGTGAAGGGCCATATATGGCTAACCAAACATTTGCATCAAAGAATAAGATGTCTCCTTCAGTAGGTGAATAATTATTTACATGGTCAATATTAGTTGCCATTATCATCACCAAGAACTTCCTTCGCAACTCTGATGTAATGATCAGGATCATCAAAAAAACGTTTTGCTCGGTCAACCACCATTTTCAAAATGATTCTATCATTTTTATCCATATTAATAACAGATAGCTTTGACCTTATGTAGGCTTCATCAAAATTGCCATATAATTGTCCAATAGCATTATTCAAAAATGCAGACGTTAAGTCTATTACTCCATCAAATGAAATGATTACTTTTTTACCATCTGAAAGAGCATTTTCGATAACCGAATAGATTTTTTGTCCATCTCCATCGGTTACACAGATTCCATCATCAATAATTTCAACTATGTTGATTACTACTTCATTGTCCACTGTATCACACTTCTTCATAATTGTTAAAAGATGTTTTCACAATCGTTATCATATTCAATGAAATGGGGTGTATTATTGGAAGTGTTTATTTCGATGTTCACAATCGTCCCTGGAAAGTTATCTTTAAATGTATTTATAATTGGTCTATCTTTGGAAAACTCCCAAAAACCATTATAAGTAATTATTTGCATTTTTCCGCCATTTGCTTCAATAAAACGTTTAACTCTTTTCAAGCCCAACCCTCCCGGTACACAACTTCCTTTTCTAGTTGTTTGATCTTCTTCCATTGCCCAAGCAATAGCATTTTTGGGAGACAAGTCTAGATCTATCTTTTTCTTAATATTCCCATGAAATCCGATTCCTAAATCAACGATTGAAAAATCTAGACGATTTTGGCGGTGGAAATACTGTCCACACGAAAAGATTTGTTTTGTTTCGGAATGAAATACAGAATTACCAAATATTTCGTAAAGGCTTCCTCTAAATTCTTTAAATATATTATCTCCCATTTTAGGCATTCCATGTATTCCAGGTTGAAAATGCTTGTTTACATATCTTTTATATTCATCGTTTGCATCAAACTGAATATATTCAATAGTAGAATCATAATAGTCTGGCCTAGAAGGTACATTGAATCCAAATTTAGGCAAAAATTTGTTTTTTTGCAAAATTTCTGTTACAGCCGAAGTGCAATTAAGAGTTATTGGAATATTTCTATCAAGAATTGGTAATAAAATCGAACCAAGTGGTGCACACATGTTTGCATCAAACCACCATGGCATATCAATTATTAATTCATCATCGTTTTCGATTGTTTTTATCTTTTTGTAGAGGCTTGTTATTTTTTGAAACCCTTGATAATTACTACTGAGTGCTCCTTTCCCTAAAGATACGTCCATGGTGCAACCTCTAAAACAAAATTAGGATACGCATCCATACTCTCATCTCTATAAAAAGTTTTCTATTTAATGCAAGACTGCAAAAGATAGAAAATCTTTTTACGCCTCTTTCTGCCTTCATCGAAAACAAGTGAGCATACTTAAATTATGGAGAGATTTGTTTTCATGAGAATGTATTACGAAAAATAGGAATCGTTGTCAACTAACTGTACTGTGAAGAACCTTTATCTACCTTAAAAAGATATTGCCAAGTGGACGGCATGGATTTATTTTGTGTTTGCTTGCCCAGGAATGCAAATAATGATATGTTGGACTAAACGATGATTTGAGAACCTTTTCTCAAGGAATCGGGAGGTGACCTCCGTTATGCCGTAGGAAACAATGTTGATAATGTTGTTAATAATTCAAACAACATTAGACATTGTACTGAAAATTGCAGAAAAAATCTAATAAGTTTTTTTTGCATACCTGGTATGGGGATACTTTCCCCAATACCAGTCGTATATAACCTTTTACCAAACGCTTTTAATAGTATATTGACGTAGTTTAATTTGCATTTTATTATAAAGTGGCATAACGGAGGTTTGCAAAGTCATAATAGTTGCTGGGCAAATTTAGACTACTATTATGATTTTAGCCTTCAATATAGTATTTTTGTAATATTTCTTCTTGAATTAACTGTGTTATTGTCATTTTGGCATGAAATTCAGGCTTGTATCCTACCCTCTATCATCGCGTTAGATTGATGTACCAAAACTGTACTGTACTCCCCATGAAAAAGATAGTGATAATTGACTATGGGCTTGGCAACCTCCGTAGTGTCCAGAAAGGGCTGGAACACGCAGGTGCGGAAGTGACCATCTCAAAGGACCCTGCTGACCTTGAAAGTGCGGACGGTGTTATCCTTCCGGGTGTGGGTGCCTTTTCCGATGCAATGAAGAACATTGTTCCTTTCCTTGATTCAATACACTGTTACGTGGAGTCCGGAAAACCTGTACTTGGCATTTGCCTTGGGCAGCAGATGCTCATGAGCCATTCAGTAGAAGGCGGGTTCACAGACGGGCTTGACCTGGTTCCCGGCAAGGTTGAACGCTTCCCGCACAGCGAGCTGAAGGTTCCGCACATGGGCTGGAACAGGCTTACCATCGAGCAGGACCATCCGTTCTATAAGGATATAGAAGATGGTGCGTTCGTTTATTTCGTACATTCATATTATGTGGATACTGACGATTCACACACCCTTGCTTCATGTGACTATGGTGTGAAGTTCGCAGCATCGGTTGTCAACTCACAGGGCAACGTCATCGGAACACAGTTCCATCCTGAAAAAAGTGGTGATATCGGCCTGAAGATGCTCAAGAACTTTGTCGATATGTGCTGATACCCGGAGTGATCTAATGGATATAGAAGGCTATGCAAGAAAAGGACTTCAGAGGAATGATCCTGAACTTGAGGACAAACTGACAGAACGCATACTTGAGATAAAGAACACAACACCCAAACATGCTCGTTCCCTTGCAAAAGCAGCTATTGTAGAGGCAAAGGCAACACTCAATGTCGAAGGCGACGTGCTCAAGTCCACTGTCTCCGGTGTGACCATGGGCGAGTTCGGTGTGGGTTCCCGCGGACTGGGTGACTTCTATGCACATGAGAAGATCGCAGAGGTCATCGGTAAGACAACAGCAGCTGTCGACACATCCCATCTTGACGATTCGGGTGCTATTGTGAACGAGAGCGGGGATGGCTACATAATCATAACCATTGATGGGATCCATTCCCGTCTTAGCGATTTTCCTTTCCTTGCAGGTTTTCACGTAGCCCGTGCATCCCTGCGTGATGTGTACGTGATGGGCTCCCGTCCTGTGGCCCTTCTTTCTGATATCCATGTTGCCGATGATGGTGATGTT is part of the Methanococcoides methylutens MM1 genome and harbors:
- a CDS encoding STAS-like domain-containing protein, whose protein sequence is MDNEVVINIVEIIDDGICVTDGDGQKIYSVIENALSDGKKVIISFDGVIDLTSAFLNNAIGQLYGNFDEAYIRSKLSVINMDKNDRIILKMVVDRAKRFFDDPDHYIRVAKEVLGDDNGN
- a CDS encoding PIN domain-containing protein is translated as MATNIDHVNNYSPTEGDILFFDANVWLAIYGPSPKFWAQAPCSDLYYKLIKNNIPIYTNCLIISEIINSWARLEFKQQRKSLGYEQNEYKLFRETPQFKSVAKEISITVDKILRWSKRIDSNLESIDMENIISKYESGHHDFNDLVFGNICENNAFIFVTNDSDFCTENMDILTANKFMIKN
- a CDS encoding carboxypeptidase-like regulatory domain-containing protein, which encodes MPQKSIFQDETAAIGLPIRMVVLTIIGMIGFAVIVSAIVNAPTAPRPMYATPDVTSITLSGNNSSTGPIGITISNFDGEPVAGCNIVLRDPSGTVASGGFTDSSGQVRMQLNNISLPVGKHEGYVTIKAMADGYLNHDDDHFVKVIRQ
- a CDS encoding ATP-binding protein, yielding MDVSLGKGALSSNYQGFQKITSLYKKIKTIENDDELIIDMPWWFDANMCAPLGSILLPILDRNIPITLNCTSAVTEILQKNKFLPKFGFNVPSRPDYYDSTIEYIQFDANDEYKRYVNKHFQPGIHGMPKMGDNIFKEFRGSLYEIFGNSVFHSETKQIFSCGQYFHRQNRLDFSIVDLGIGFHGNIKKKIDLDLSPKNAIAWAMEEDQTTRKGSCVPGGLGLKRVKRFIEANGGKMQIITYNGFWEFSKDRPIINTFKDNFPGTIVNIEINTSNNTPHFIEYDNDCENIF
- a CDS encoding PINc/VapC family ATPase: MEEKEITRLVPDTSVIIDGLVSEMIAEGGYEGVSIIIPEAMVAELESQANRGLEIGNKGLDELKQLQEMAKEGLIDISFIGERPTIEERKYAREGAVDAIIRSCAEEAGATFVTGDRVQYDVAVAKGMDVEYLPPRKAEFITLHIEDFFTDDTMSVHLKNKVVPMGKRGSIRNVEFVEIRDTPSTSGELKEITRELLERARADPESFIEMSLNGATVLQIRDMRIAISNPPFSDDVEITAVRPVASVKLDEYRLGDKLKERILGQRGILVSGPPGAGKSTFGAGVATFLHEHDYVVKTMESPRDLQVPREITQYAPLEGSMEKTADVLLLVRPDYTIYDEVRKTRDFEIFADMRLAGVGMIGVVHANRAIDAVQRLIGRVELGVIPQVVDTVIFIDKGEVAQVQTLEFTVKVPSGMMEDDLARPVIVVSDFETSTPEFEIYTFGEQVVVMPISTSGGGRKPVWSLAENEIRDVVQRYTSGPVEVEMVSDTSAVVKVFEKEISKVIGKSGAVIDEIERIVGVHIDVRELKEQGRTTKGKSKGGDRNRFSGSSYRPTIEHTKKHVILNVPEIASQDVEIYAGDDYLFTATVGRHGDVKVRSNSAIAHSIMDAVDDGEPILVKVL
- a CDS encoding ATPase domain-containing protein, with product MDYSFDGSGGYRVPTGLVGLDVQLGGGVPPGTTILILAEPGASSELFAQQFVYGGLLNNEEVYYFSAEHPIPEIIEDMKNFGWDIDEYVDNGKMDFIDAYTLRFCNILPKGIACNLSAKDFLKQNADTMNQLKASTAKERKGQYRGVIDSISYFLRSYDMKTVTEAIEYISSIGKLTNAVQLILMTGGTHDPKVENGLKSICDGVIEFRMKERGSELERTILVRKMRGMIPPDKTISYNITNKGIELETTTRVL
- the hisI gene encoding phosphoribosyl-AMP cyclohydrolase encodes the protein MLDLDNLKYDDNGLIIAIAQDDKTNEVLMVAYMNRESLKLTIETGIAHYWSRSRQKLWKKGESSGHMQTVHEMLVDCDMDAIVMKIEQKGGACHTGHRSCFYRNIEGDVVGEKVFDPDEVY
- a CDS encoding UDP-glucose/GDP-mannose dehydrogenase family protein → MKVSIIGSGYVGSVSAACFAELGHEVICIDIDERKVQMINDGIPPIWEEGLGDLMRKHAEKNLIATSDYDYAVQNSDVSFICVGTPSNEHGNIDLSIVGHACKSLGMAMAKKDGFHIVVVKSTVVPETTEEIVLPLLEEHSGKVAGKDFGVAMNPEFLREGKAVYDFMNPDKIVVGSIDERTGALVAELYRDLDCEVTRTTPRTAEMIKYVNNSFLATKISFSNEIGNICKRLGIDTYEVMKAVGADFRISEYFLNSGAGFGGSCFPKDVRALIGKSKEIDYYPSLLESVIEVNELQPLQMLELLEKHAGNVKGKRVAVLGLAFKNQTDDIRESRSIPVIRRLLELGADVAVYDPMAADNMKELIENIKYCDSAAEALKGAVACLVMTEWDEFRKLGPEFEAMKNKVVIDGRKMIDPENLEEDIVYEGLCW
- the hisH gene encoding imidazole glycerol phosphate synthase subunit HisH — encoded protein: MKKIVIIDYGLGNLRSVQKGLEHAGAEVTISKDPADLESADGVILPGVGAFSDAMKNIVPFLDSIHCYVESGKPVLGICLGQQMLMSHSVEGGFTDGLDLVPGKVERFPHSELKVPHMGWNRLTIEQDHPFYKDIEDGAFVYFVHSYYVDTDDSHTLASCDYGVKFAASVVNSQGNVIGTQFHPEKSGDIGLKMLKNFVDMC